One Mycobacteriales bacterium DNA window includes the following coding sequences:
- a CDS encoding putative quinol monooxygenase, with product MIFITAKFRIRPEAADRWPEIAKPFTEATRAEPGCMWFDWSRSLDDPNEYVLVEAFRDGESGAAHVQSDHFRRAQAELPRYLAETPRIVSQMLDQGDWSELGEMRVE from the coding sequence ATGATCTTCATCACCGCGAAGTTCCGGATCCGTCCCGAAGCGGCTGATCGCTGGCCCGAGATCGCCAAGCCGTTCACCGAGGCAACTCGCGCCGAACCCGGGTGCATGTGGTTCGACTGGTCGCGCAGCCTCGACGACCCGAATGAGTACGTCCTCGTCGAGGCCTTCCGCGACGGTGAGTCCGGCGCCGCCCACGTCCAGTCCGACCACTTCCGCAGGGCTCAGGCGGAGTTGCCCCGCTACCTCGCCGAGACCCCGCGGATCGTGAGCCAGATGCTCGACCAGGGCGACTGGTCCGAGCTCGGCGAGATGCGCGTCGAGTAG
- a CDS encoding Txe/YoeB family addiction module toxin, with amino-acid sequence MRLVFTPHGWEDYQHWVQTDRTTLERVNRLIDDVLRDPFAGIGKPEQLRHVLSGAWSRRITEEHRLVYLVDGDDVVILQARYHY; translated from the coding sequence GTGAGGCTGGTCTTCACGCCGCACGGCTGGGAGGACTACCAGCACTGGGTCCAAACCGATCGGACCACTCTCGAGCGGGTCAACAGGTTGATTGACGACGTCCTTCGGGATCCGTTCGCCGGCATCGGAAAACCGGAGCAGCTTCGCCACGTCCTTTCCGGTGCATGGTCGCGCCGGATCACCGAAGAGCATCGGCTCGTGTACCTCGTCGACGGTGACGACGTCGTGATCTTGCAGGCCCGCTACCACTACTGA
- a CDS encoding ribonucleotide-diphosphate reductase subunit beta, with protein sequence MPVTVVDLTATEPQAASGERPNLLDPGFQLTLRPMRYPRFYDQYRDAIKNTWTVEEVDLHHDLPDLGRLSPAEQHLVNRLVAFFATGDTIVANNLVLNLYQHLNSPEARLYLSRQLFEEAVHVQFYLTLLDTYIPDERQRHEAFAAVENIPSIKRKADFCFKWIDSLSELHRLDTTEQRRAFLLNLICFATCIEGLFFYGAFAYVYFLRSRGLLNGLASGTNWVFRDESMHMAFAFDVVETIRLEQPELFDDNLAGLVTEMIADAVECETQFAADLLGGGVSGLPVADMRQYLEHVADRRLTQLGIAPLYNSTNPFGFMELQDVQELSNFFERRVSSYQTGITGQVAFDDDF encoded by the coding sequence GTGCCAGTGACCGTCGTCGATCTCACCGCCACCGAGCCGCAGGCCGCTTCAGGCGAGCGTCCGAATCTGCTCGACCCCGGATTCCAGCTGACACTACGACCGATGCGCTATCCGCGCTTCTACGACCAGTACCGGGACGCCATCAAGAACACCTGGACGGTCGAAGAGGTCGACCTGCACCACGACCTCCCCGACCTCGGGCGGCTCTCTCCCGCCGAGCAGCATCTGGTCAACCGTCTCGTCGCATTCTTCGCGACCGGCGACACGATCGTCGCGAACAACCTCGTGCTCAATCTGTACCAGCATTTGAACTCACCCGAGGCCCGGCTGTATCTGTCGCGGCAGCTGTTCGAGGAGGCAGTGCACGTCCAGTTCTACTTGACGCTGCTCGACACCTATATCCCCGATGAGCGGCAGCGGCACGAGGCCTTCGCCGCGGTCGAGAACATCCCCTCGATCAAGCGCAAGGCGGACTTCTGCTTCAAGTGGATCGACTCGCTGTCGGAGCTGCACCGGTTGGACACGACCGAGCAGCGCCGGGCGTTCCTTCTCAACCTGATCTGCTTTGCGACCTGCATCGAGGGATTGTTCTTCTACGGCGCCTTCGCGTACGTCTACTTCCTGCGATCGCGCGGCCTGCTCAACGGCCTGGCATCGGGCACTAACTGGGTGTTCCGCGATGAATCGATGCACATGGCCTTCGCCTTCGATGTCGTCGAGACGATCCGGCTGGAGCAGCCGGAACTCTTTGACGACAACTTGGCCGGGTTGGTCACCGAGATGATCGCCGATGCCGTGGAGTGCGAGACGCAATTCGCGGCAGACCTGCTCGGTGGCGGTGTCTCCGGGCTGCCGGTGGCGGACATGCGGCAATACCTCGAGCACGTCGCCGACCGACGTCTGACCCAGCTTGGCATCGCACCGCTCTACAACTCGACGAACCCGTTCGGGTTCATGGAGCTGCAGGACGTACAGGAACTGTCGAACTTCTTCGAGCGCAGGGTCTCGTCGTATCAGACGGGGATCACTGGTCAGGTTGCCTTCGACGACGACTTCTAG
- a CDS encoding PadR family transcriptional regulator, with translation MSDRLSSSSYAVLGMLAIRPWTPYELTQQFVRSLAYCWPVSERQLYTEPEKLVAAGFATARPIGPERRARREYSITAEGRAELARWLGTAPAPPRVFSEPLLRVLFADQGEPADLLLALTTLRADIRQQMHTGRAQMLEYLDGRAPFPERTHLVAMFADLTDRIFRVIDEWSDEALHEVAKWPTTNGLGMTRTAKRQLQAVTRPVDPEARRS, from the coding sequence GTGAGTGACCGCCTGTCAAGCAGCTCCTACGCCGTGCTGGGGATGTTGGCCATCCGCCCTTGGACGCCGTACGAGCTCACGCAACAGTTCGTGCGAAGCCTCGCCTACTGCTGGCCCGTCTCCGAGCGCCAGCTCTACACCGAACCCGAGAAGCTGGTGGCCGCCGGGTTTGCCACCGCGCGGCCGATCGGCCCGGAACGGCGTGCGCGCCGCGAGTACTCGATCACCGCTGAGGGTCGTGCCGAGCTCGCCAGATGGCTCGGCACGGCTCCTGCACCACCGCGGGTCTTCAGTGAGCCGCTGCTTCGGGTGCTGTTTGCCGACCAGGGCGAGCCCGCCGACCTGCTGCTCGCGCTCACGACGTTGCGAGCGGACATCCGCCAACAGATGCATACCGGTCGCGCCCAGATGCTCGAGTACCTCGACGGACGCGCTCCTTTCCCTGAGCGGACCCACCTGGTGGCCATGTTCGCCGACCTGACGGATCGGATCTTCCGCGTCATCGACGAGTGGAGCGACGAGGCCCTTCACGAGGTGGCGAAGTGGCCGACCACCAACGGGCTCGGGATGACTCGCACCGCGAAGCGCCAGCTGCAAGCGGTCACGCGACCCGTCGACCCCGAAGCGCGGCGATCTTGA
- a CDS encoding recombinase family protein, with protein sequence MPPSVTRPGAIYCRISDDSEGNALGVKRQEEDCRKLAIRLRVSIAKDALFIDNDVSASTRSRKARPAWDEMVAGVRAGRFKYVLAYSNGRLTRRPRENEDLIDLHRETGVIFSTVVSGEDDLSTADGRMVARIKANVDAAEAERISERLERKHRQKAERGEPVGGTRPFGWLPDRLSLDPAEAPLAQKAVRAYIAGLSLNSIVRDLRDAGIASAKGNPWTPDAMRKYLGNPRLCGWRRLNGEIVRDAKGQPVVGAWRAICSPDDWLAIDSRLKANARTSSQTRPRTLLSGIARCSKCMTALRGMKGEKYKRKDGSRYVQEIYICPPPVNGGCAGIGRNMARLDQFVVEALFAKAETFQIGEPITDEWTGEAELAESQQRKSSLIDKWKAGGITDESYFASLEAIDMRIKELRHERDAVRASKTTADAAPADLRAAWDKNDLNWQREVVKRYLHSVVVHPVPRGTKKWVEGSVELVWRAEG encoded by the coding sequence GTGCCTCCATCGGTGACTCGACCCGGCGCGATCTACTGCCGCATCTCTGACGACTCCGAAGGAAACGCCCTCGGCGTAAAGCGGCAGGAGGAAGACTGCCGCAAGCTCGCCATACGCCTCCGCGTGTCCATCGCCAAAGACGCCCTCTTCATCGACAACGACGTCAGCGCATCAACTCGCAGTCGAAAAGCACGTCCCGCCTGGGATGAGATGGTGGCGGGAGTTCGGGCCGGGCGCTTCAAGTACGTCCTCGCTTACTCCAATGGCCGCCTCACACGCAGGCCGCGTGAGAACGAGGACCTCATCGATCTACATCGTGAGACCGGCGTGATCTTCTCGACTGTGGTTAGCGGAGAGGACGACTTGTCCACCGCGGACGGACGCATGGTGGCGCGCATCAAGGCCAATGTCGATGCGGCCGAGGCAGAGCGCATATCCGAGCGGCTCGAGCGAAAGCATCGCCAGAAGGCCGAGCGCGGCGAACCCGTGGGGGGAACGCGACCTTTCGGCTGGCTGCCCGACCGACTGTCACTCGACCCTGCAGAAGCACCCCTCGCACAGAAGGCCGTCCGGGCCTACATTGCAGGTCTGTCGCTGAACTCCATCGTGCGCGACCTTCGCGACGCCGGCATTGCCTCAGCCAAAGGCAACCCATGGACACCCGACGCAATGCGCAAGTACCTCGGCAATCCGCGTTTGTGCGGGTGGCGCAGGCTCAATGGCGAGATCGTCAGAGATGCAAAGGGCCAGCCCGTCGTCGGCGCATGGCGGGCGATCTGCAGCCCTGATGACTGGCTCGCGATCGATTCACGGCTGAAGGCGAACGCACGAACGAGCTCTCAAACGCGGCCGAGGACATTGCTGTCCGGCATCGCGCGATGCAGCAAGTGCATGACAGCGCTGCGGGGAATGAAGGGCGAGAAGTACAAGCGCAAGGACGGCTCGCGCTACGTGCAGGAGATCTACATCTGTCCTCCGCCGGTAAATGGAGGCTGCGCAGGGATCGGGCGCAATATGGCGCGGCTCGACCAGTTTGTAGTCGAAGCTCTATTCGCGAAGGCCGAGACCTTCCAGATCGGCGAGCCAATCACCGATGAATGGACCGGCGAAGCCGAACTCGCTGAGTCGCAGCAGCGCAAGTCAAGCCTCATCGACAAGTGGAAGGCCGGCGGCATCACCGATGAGAGCTACTTCGCATCACTCGAAGCCATCGACATGCGGATCAAGGAACTACGACATGAGCGCGACGCCGTCCGGGCAAGCAAGACGACGGCTGATGCTGCGCCGGCAGATCTGCGCGCGGCCTGGGACAAGAACGACCTCAACTGGCAGCGCGAAGTGGTGAAGCGCTATCTGCATTCGGTCGTCGTTCACCCGGTGCCACGCGGGACCAAGAAGTGGGTCGAGGGGTCGGTCGAGCTGGTCTGGCGTGCCGAGGGCTAG
- a CDS encoding adenylate/guanylate cyclase domain-containing protein, translating to MAASSERADSVLDGVIDPEALRFTAAEVSALTGVSPASMERLWHAAGFAWPSPTEVAFADSDVEIVKAFGFGCELFGEEGPLHFTRAMGVAMARVGHAAVSVFLVGMAESLRDTQEADQRAAYELAGESFNSLPPVLERLFRRHASRAVERWRQQRDAGERYDVQRLAIGFVDLVGFTAQTRDLSPTDLADLMVRFEQSAFESVTAAGGEVVKLIGDEVMFVADDADSGSRVALALTQTYASSDVTPRGGVAYGGVLARGGDFYGSVVNLAARLTALAAPAEVLVTADLRDAATSDEFGFEPAGQPLLKGFVEPVPAYALRWRPTKSG from the coding sequence GTGGCTGCATCGTCGGAACGTGCCGATTCCGTGCTCGACGGCGTGATCGATCCCGAAGCATTGCGCTTCACCGCCGCCGAGGTGTCGGCTCTGACGGGGGTGTCGCCCGCGTCGATGGAGCGGCTCTGGCACGCCGCCGGGTTCGCGTGGCCGTCGCCGACTGAGGTTGCCTTTGCCGACTCGGACGTCGAGATCGTCAAAGCATTCGGCTTCGGCTGTGAGCTCTTCGGCGAAGAGGGTCCGCTCCACTTCACCCGCGCAATGGGCGTCGCGATGGCCCGTGTCGGGCACGCGGCGGTGTCAGTGTTCCTCGTCGGCATGGCCGAGTCGCTGCGTGACACGCAGGAGGCCGATCAACGCGCCGCCTACGAGCTGGCAGGTGAGTCGTTCAACTCGTTGCCGCCGGTCCTGGAGCGGCTGTTCCGCCGGCACGCGAGCCGTGCAGTGGAGCGCTGGCGTCAGCAGCGGGACGCCGGGGAGCGCTACGACGTCCAACGCCTCGCGATCGGGTTCGTTGACCTGGTCGGTTTCACCGCCCAGACCCGCGACCTGTCGCCCACCGACCTGGCGGACCTGATGGTTCGCTTCGAACAAAGCGCCTTCGAGTCGGTGACGGCGGCGGGGGGCGAAGTGGTGAAGCTGATCGGCGACGAGGTGATGTTCGTAGCCGACGACGCCGATTCCGGCTCGCGGGTGGCGTTGGCGTTGACGCAGACGTACGCGAGCAGCGACGTGACCCCGCGAGGCGGTGTGGCCTACGGGGGAGTGCTGGCGCGGGGTGGCGACTTCTATGGGTCAGTCGTCAACCTCGCCGCGCGATTGACTGCGCTCGCCGCTCCGGCGGAGGTGCTCGTCACCGCAGACCTGCGAGACGCCGCGACCTCCGACGAGTTCGGCTTCGAGCCGGCCGGCCAGCCCTTGCTGAAGGGCTTCGTCGAGCCGGTCCCGGCGTACGCGCTTCGCTGGCGTCCGACAAAAAGCGGGTGA
- a CDS encoding maleylpyruvate isomerase family mycothiol-dependent enzyme — protein MAQAYQRFITTDGLELWDRIDHAQARLTELARAVGPQAVVAGSSWTARDLVGHILTVARRYTERDIRSTDGLGDTVREVDVLNDRELHELGSLDMTELLAQLDAQMDKVRGEFPAHEVDLRERFPFHGGTTIDAAGGLSNLVGEFLIHGRDLARGLGRPWTIDSRDALLIMNGALQVTPGYAEPTATGTLRVLVRTAGAVDWMLAFAGGRLDSRPATRDEPVDVVLTGPAETLLLMFYSRIGTVESLRGGLRVGGPRPWRVARLSKHLQKP, from the coding sequence ATGGCACAGGCATATCAACGATTCATCACCACGGATGGCCTGGAGCTCTGGGACCGCATCGACCACGCACAGGCTCGGCTGACCGAGCTCGCCCGCGCCGTCGGACCGCAGGCGGTCGTCGCCGGCTCGTCGTGGACAGCGCGTGACCTCGTCGGCCACATCCTGACCGTTGCGCGCCGCTATACCGAGCGCGACATCAGGAGCACCGACGGGCTCGGCGACACAGTGCGCGAGGTCGACGTACTCAACGACCGCGAGCTTCACGAACTCGGAAGCCTCGACATGACCGAACTGCTGGCACAACTGGATGCGCAGATGGACAAGGTCCGTGGCGAGTTCCCCGCGCATGAGGTCGACCTCCGGGAGCGCTTCCCCTTCCATGGCGGTACGACGATCGACGCCGCGGGCGGGCTGTCCAACCTCGTCGGTGAGTTCCTGATCCACGGCCGAGACCTTGCCCGCGGTCTCGGCAGGCCGTGGACGATCGACTCCCGCGACGCTCTGCTGATCATGAACGGCGCCTTGCAGGTTACGCCGGGCTACGCGGAGCCGACCGCCACCGGCACGCTGCGGGTGCTCGTGCGTACCGCGGGTGCGGTCGACTGGATGCTGGCGTTCGCCGGTGGCAGGCTCGACAGCCGCCCAGCGACCCGCGACGAACCGGTCGATGTGGTGCTGACCGGACCCGCTGAGACACTCTTGCTGATGTTCTACTCCCGGATCGGGACCGTCGAGAGCCTGCGCGGTGGGCTTCGCGTGGGCGGGCCGCGACCCTGGCGGGTGGCGCGTCTGTCGAAGCACCTCCAGAAGCCGTAG
- a CDS encoding type II toxin-antitoxin system prevent-host-death family antitoxin, translating to MVITASEARKHLFPLIEQVNADRTPVEITSRRGDAVLISREEFDALQETAHLLRAPKNARRLLESLDQAVSGEREEHELQR from the coding sequence GTGGTCATTACTGCCAGTGAGGCGCGCAAGCATCTCTTCCCGCTCATCGAGCAGGTCAACGCGGACAGAACGCCCGTGGAGATCACCTCACGCCGCGGCGACGCCGTGCTGATTTCGCGCGAGGAGTTCGACGCTCTGCAGGAAACAGCTCATCTGCTTCGCGCGCCGAAGAACGCCCGGCGACTCCTCGAGAGCCTCGACCAGGCGGTCTCCGGCGAGCGCGAGGAGCATGAGCTGCAGCGGTGA
- a CDS encoding metalloregulator ArsR/SmtB family transcription factor has translation MALSTPEIAVAKADMFRALAHPTRIRVLEVLVDGEQSVGALADILNVDLPPLSQQLAVLRNAHVVMTRREGSMVFYRVADPRMSQLLVIAKQLLVMELRTGQQMLDSLEANLVGHVTD, from the coding sequence ATGGCCCTATCGACTCCCGAGATCGCGGTCGCGAAGGCCGACATGTTCCGGGCGTTGGCGCATCCGACCCGGATCCGGGTCCTCGAGGTGCTCGTCGACGGGGAGCAGTCCGTGGGCGCGCTGGCAGACATCTTGAACGTCGACCTGCCCCCGCTGTCCCAGCAGCTCGCGGTGCTGCGCAACGCGCACGTCGTCATGACGCGGCGTGAGGGGTCGATGGTGTTCTACCGGGTCGCGGACCCGCGGATGTCGCAGTTGTTGGTGATCGCAAAGCAGCTGTTGGTGATGGAACTACGAACGGGGCAACAAATGCTGGACAGTCTCGAGGCAAATCTCGTCGGGCACGTCACGGACTGA
- a CDS encoding STAS domain-containing protein: MDPISCKVEQLPTATVVHVYGEVDVAGAPVLREALISVLAEPCSHLIVDLSGVDFLDSTGIGVIVAAHTRALAQNGRFSAVVTTTAVRKVLQITGLLRAWRVTGSIEDALSDV, translated from the coding sequence TTGGACCCCATCTCCTGCAAGGTCGAGCAACTCCCGACCGCAACAGTGGTGCACGTGTACGGCGAGGTCGACGTCGCCGGCGCGCCAGTCCTGCGTGAGGCCCTGATCTCCGTGCTGGCTGAACCCTGCTCGCATCTGATCGTCGACCTCAGCGGCGTGGACTTCCTCGACAGCACCGGCATCGGCGTCATCGTGGCGGCTCACACTCGCGCCCTCGCGCAGAACGGCCGGTTCTCGGCGGTCGTGACGACGACTGCCGTGCGGAAGGTCCTGCAGATCACCGGACTGCTCCGTGCCTGGCGCGTCACCGGTTCGATCGAGGACGCGCTCAGCGACGTCTGA
- a CDS encoding ribonucleoside-diphosphate reductase subunit alpha, which yields MTVTEDAPAIRRTQMQVQKRNGDLEPVDVNKIVRAVERCADGLVDIDPLRIATKTISGLYDGATTAELDRLSIQTAAEMIGEEPEYSMLAARLLASYIDKEVRNEGIASFSQSIAVGHAEGLIGDETARFVKDNARKLDFAIDTAGDRRFGYFGLRTVYDRYLLRHPVGRKVVETPQYFMLRVACGLSQTPAEAIDFYNLLSSLAYLPSSPTLFNSGTSHSQMSSCYLVDSPRDELESIYDRYAQVAKLSKFAGGIGISWSRVRSRGALIRGTNGQSNGIVPWLRTLDSSVAAVNQGGRRKGAACVYLEPWHPDIEEFLELRDNTGEDARRTHNLNLANWIPDEFMRRVEADELWSLIDPNEAPELPDLWGDAFDAKYRELEAEGRFVKQVKARDLYGRMMRTLAQTGNGWMTFKDASNRTCNQVDPAGGLGSPVVHLSNLCTEIIEVSSDTETAVCNLGSINLAKHVTADGVDWEKLRATVRTAVPFLDRVIDINYYPSEEAARSNPRWRPVGLGVMGLQDVFFALRLAFDSEAAVELSTRIAEEIYLTALEASAELAKRYGPHPSFNATRAARGELQPDLWGVTPTQTERWESLRATVAATGLRNSLLIAIAPTATIASIAGCYECIEPQVSNLFKRETLSGEFLQVNSALVAELKGLGLWTQEIRDEIKRADGSVQGVEALPAETRQIYRTAWELPQRALIDMAAARSPYIDQSQSLNLFLASPSIGKLSSMYLYAWKSGLKTTYYLRSRPATRIQQATVAAAMPVESPAVVDVTDEAAVACSLENPESCEACQ from the coding sequence ATGACGGTCACCGAGGACGCACCCGCGATCCGCCGCACCCAGATGCAGGTCCAGAAGCGCAACGGTGATCTGGAGCCGGTCGATGTCAACAAGATCGTGCGCGCGGTCGAACGCTGCGCCGATGGGCTGGTCGACATCGACCCGCTGCGGATCGCGACGAAGACGATCAGTGGCCTGTACGACGGCGCGACCACTGCCGAGTTGGACCGGCTCTCCATCCAGACCGCCGCCGAGATGATCGGTGAGGAGCCCGAGTACTCGATGCTCGCGGCGCGGCTGCTGGCGAGCTACATAGACAAAGAAGTCCGCAACGAGGGCATCGCGTCGTTCAGTCAGTCGATCGCCGTCGGTCATGCCGAGGGCCTTATCGGCGACGAGACCGCGAGGTTCGTCAAGGACAACGCGCGCAAGCTCGACTTCGCGATCGACACCGCCGGCGACCGCCGCTTCGGCTACTTCGGGCTGCGCACGGTCTATGACCGATACCTGCTGCGCCATCCGGTCGGCCGCAAGGTCGTCGAGACGCCGCAGTACTTCATGCTGCGTGTCGCCTGCGGCTTGTCACAGACCCCGGCCGAGGCGATCGACTTCTACAACCTGCTGTCGTCGCTCGCCTACCTGCCGAGTTCACCGACGCTGTTCAACTCCGGTACGTCACACAGCCAGATGTCCTCCTGCTATCTGGTGGACTCGCCGCGCGATGAGCTCGAGTCGATCTATGACCGCTACGCCCAGGTTGCGAAGCTGTCGAAGTTCGCCGGCGGCATCGGGATCTCGTGGTCGCGGGTGCGCTCGCGCGGCGCTCTGATCCGCGGAACGAACGGCCAGTCCAACGGCATCGTACCGTGGCTGCGGACGCTGGACTCCTCAGTCGCCGCGGTCAACCAAGGCGGCCGTCGCAAGGGCGCGGCGTGTGTCTACCTCGAGCCGTGGCACCCGGACATCGAGGAGTTCCTCGAGCTGCGGGACAACACCGGTGAGGACGCCCGTCGTACGCACAACCTCAACCTCGCGAACTGGATCCCGGACGAGTTCATGCGTCGGGTCGAGGCTGACGAACTGTGGTCGCTGATCGACCCCAACGAGGCACCGGAGCTGCCCGACTTGTGGGGCGACGCATTCGATGCGAAGTACCGCGAGCTCGAGGCCGAGGGCCGCTTCGTCAAGCAGGTGAAGGCGCGCGACCTCTACGGGCGGATGATGCGCACGCTCGCGCAAACCGGGAACGGCTGGATGACGTTCAAGGACGCATCCAACCGGACCTGCAACCAGGTCGACCCGGCCGGTGGGCTCGGCTCGCCTGTCGTGCATCTGTCGAACCTGTGTACCGAGATCATCGAGGTCTCGTCGGACACCGAGACCGCGGTGTGCAACCTCGGGTCGATCAACCTCGCAAAGCACGTGACGGCGGACGGCGTTGACTGGGAGAAGCTGCGCGCGACGGTCCGTACGGCAGTGCCGTTCCTCGACCGGGTGATCGACATCAACTACTACCCGAGCGAGGAGGCGGCGCGGTCGAATCCGCGGTGGCGCCCGGTCGGCCTCGGGGTCATGGGACTGCAGGACGTGTTCTTCGCGTTGCGGCTCGCATTCGACTCTGAGGCCGCCGTCGAGCTGTCGACCCGGATCGCGGAGGAGATCTACCTGACGGCGCTCGAGGCGTCTGCGGAGCTGGCGAAGCGATACGGGCCGCACCCGTCGTTCAACGCCACGCGGGCGGCGCGAGGCGAACTTCAGCCAGACCTGTGGGGAGTCACCCCGACGCAGACCGAGCGGTGGGAGTCACTTCGTGCGACCGTGGCCGCGACCGGCTTACGCAACTCGCTGCTCATCGCGATCGCACCGACTGCGACGATCGCCTCGATCGCCGGCTGCTATGAGTGCATAGAGCCACAGGTGTCCAACCTGTTCAAGCGCGAGACACTGTCGGGAGAGTTCCTGCAGGTCAACTCGGCGCTGGTTGCCGAGCTGAAGGGCCTCGGCCTATGGACGCAGGAGATCCGGGACGAGATCAAGAGAGCTGACGGCTCTGTGCAGGGTGTCGAAGCGCTGCCAGCGGAGACCCGGCAGATCTACCGCACCGCGTGGGAGCTTCCGCAACGTGCGCTGATCGACATGGCGGCCGCACGTTCGCCGTACATCGACCAGAGTCAGTCGCTCAACCTGTTCCTGGCGTCGCCGTCGATCGGGAAGCTCTCGTCGATGTACCTCTACGCCTGGAAGAGCGGGCTGAAGACGACTTACTACCTGCGGTCGAGACCGGCCACCCGGATCCAGCAGGCGACGGTGGCCGCAGCGATGCCTGTCGAGTCGCCGGCGGTCGTCGACGTCACCGACGAGGCCGCCGTCGCCTGCTCGCTCGAGAACCCGGAGAGCTGCGAGGCGTGCCAGTGA
- a CDS encoding DUF5522 domain-containing protein: MSLTAFGWLGPADQRRLLFIAVIQQPLAARPLTEPAPSRLALDTPGRDEIIGAHADAVARNEAGYIDPTSGLFVLSASFLADRAYCCGRGCRHCPYIED, translated from the coding sequence GTGTCGCTCACCGCATTCGGCTGGCTGGGACCTGCCGATCAGCGGCGCCTACTGTTCATAGCCGTGATCCAGCAACCCCTTGCAGCACGACCGCTCACTGAACCGGCGCCCTCTCGCCTCGCGCTCGACACCCCCGGCCGAGACGAGATCATCGGCGCTCACGCCGACGCGGTCGCGCGCAACGAAGCCGGATATATCGATCCGACTTCGGGCCTGTTCGTCCTATCGGCATCCTTCCTTGCCGACCGCGCCTACTGCTGTGGACGAGGGTGTCGCCACTGCCCATATATCGAGGACTGA